A region from the Triticum aestivum cultivar Chinese Spring chromosome 3D, IWGSC CS RefSeq v2.1, whole genome shotgun sequence genome encodes:
- the LOC123074761 gene encoding uncharacterized protein — translation MEGIVQLQQEREHCVTEVPEVDGAELLVELLDASLAVEEEEEEAAAVHGKRHQLGFPADDVGDGWVDDGLQELNLIHPHQEAGCEDCGLDGIVVSGFDGCGCSPGPYVLDDDGNAVGYWAEEMEGAAFGFFNGDRVGEWYSDGMAMEWDEGRSYCSFYPSYGGEACAEQPYISPLWE, via the coding sequence ATGGAGGGCATCGTGCAGCTGCAGCAGGAGCGGGAGCACTGCGTCACGGAGGTACCGGAGGTCGATGGCGCCGAGCTTCTCGTCGAGCTCCTGGACGCGTCGCTcgccgtcgaggaggaggaggaggaggcggcggcagtgCACGGCAAGCGTCATCAGCTCGGCTTCCCGGCCGACGACGTCGGCGATGGCTGGGTCGACGACGGCCTGCAGGAGCTGAACTTGATCCACCCGCACCAGGAGGCGGGCTGCGAGGACTGCGGGCTCGACGGCATCGTCGTGTCCGGCTTCGACGGCTGCGGGTGTTCGCCGGGGCCGTACGTCCTGGACGACGACGGCAACGCCGTGGGGTACTGGGCGGAGGAGATGGAGGGCGCCGCCTTTGGCTTCTTCAACGGCGACCGCGTGGGGGAGTGGTACTCGGACGGCATGGCCATGGAGTGGGACGAAGGGAGAAGCTACTGCTCCTTTTACCCTTCCTACGGCGGCGAGGCGTGCGCGGAGCAACCGTACATCAGTCCATTGTGGGAGTGA